In Myxococcus guangdongensis, one genomic interval encodes:
- a CDS encoding methyltransferase — MTSQAGGANRSPRALLHLLYNGAKAVDVLTAALELGLLDSLEGPEPITLAQLASKHGLVPGRLYKLLDCLESLGLVTREQDTDALASARYHAVEGLRDAALAVLGPNGRETDREKFAWRTLHGRLPEVLRGQHSIAPTDFDWPLRTPEQLEGFETSMAAGLPPILEALRLHAPVLWREDQRVLDVGGGDGSLAAHLSKEHPGLKVDVFNLPATLALVERTRERFGLSPSRLGFVAGDFLKEPLPTGYDVMSFVRVLHDWSPQTAQALLQAAWAALPSGGRVIICEEFRTPERLAAQFFWTYFLIGVDSCVSRLREVELYERMLSQAGFHRVRVLSGGPFELVTAEKP; from the coding sequence GTGACGTCGCAGGCGGGCGGTGCGAATCGCTCGCCTCGCGCGCTCCTGCACCTGCTCTACAACGGCGCCAAGGCGGTGGACGTGCTGACGGCGGCGCTGGAGCTGGGGCTGCTCGACTCGCTGGAGGGCCCCGAGCCCATCACCCTGGCCCAGCTGGCCTCGAAGCATGGCCTGGTGCCGGGCCGGCTCTACAAGCTGCTCGACTGTCTGGAGAGCCTGGGCCTGGTGACGCGCGAGCAGGACACGGACGCGCTCGCGTCCGCGCGCTACCACGCGGTGGAGGGCCTGCGCGACGCGGCCCTGGCGGTGCTGGGGCCGAACGGCCGGGAGACGGACCGCGAGAAGTTCGCCTGGCGCACGCTGCACGGACGGCTGCCGGAGGTGCTGCGCGGGCAACACTCCATCGCCCCCACGGACTTCGACTGGCCCCTGCGCACGCCCGAGCAGCTCGAGGGCTTCGAGACGAGCATGGCGGCGGGCCTGCCGCCGATTCTCGAGGCGCTGCGCCTGCACGCGCCCGTGCTGTGGAGGGAGGACCAGCGCGTGCTCGACGTGGGCGGCGGCGACGGCAGCCTCGCGGCGCACCTGTCCAAAGAGCACCCGGGCCTGAAGGTGGATGTCTTCAACCTGCCGGCGACGCTCGCGCTGGTGGAGCGCACGCGCGAGCGCTTCGGCCTGTCCCCCTCGCGCCTGGGCTTCGTGGCCGGCGACTTCCTGAAGGAGCCGCTGCCCACGGGCTACGACGTGATGAGCTTCGTGCGCGTGCTGCACGACTGGTCCCCCCAGACGGCGCAGGCGCTGCTGCAGGCCGCGTGGGCGGCGCTGCCCTCGGGCGGGCGCGTCATCATCTGCGAGGAGTTCCGCACCCCGGAGCGCCTGGCCGCGCAGTTCTTCTGGACCTACTTCCTCATCGGCGTGGACTCGTGCGTCAGCCGGCTGCGCGAGGTGGAGCTGTACGAGCGGATGCTCTCGCAAGCGGGCTTCCACCGCGTGCGCGTGCTGTCCGGAGGCCCCTTCGAGCTGGTGACGGCCGAAAAGCCCTGA
- a CDS encoding response regulator, with amino-acid sequence MAEEKARVLVVDDDPDLLDLVQRSLSAYGFEVLTHTSALGVSNLVSQSEPDFVLIDVNFPALKGDKVVNLARQYASAKTKFILYSASDESKLRSLALASGADGYISKSVQGEELANRLRTFRLKPRPPSP; translated from the coding sequence ATGGCTGAAGAAAAAGCACGCGTCCTGGTGGTGGACGATGACCCGGACCTGCTCGACCTCGTGCAGCGCTCGCTGAGCGCGTATGGCTTCGAGGTGCTCACGCACACCTCCGCGCTGGGCGTGTCCAACCTGGTGAGCCAGTCGGAGCCGGACTTCGTGCTCATCGACGTGAACTTCCCCGCCCTCAAGGGCGACAAGGTCGTCAACCTGGCGCGCCAGTACGCGTCCGCCAAGACGAAGTTCATCCTCTACTCGGCGTCCGACGAGTCGAAGCTGCGCTCGCTCGCGCTGGCGTCCGGCGCGGACGGCTACATCTCCAAGAGTGTCCAGGGGGAGGAGCTCGCCAACCGGCTGCGCACCTTCCGCCTCAAGCCGCGCCCCCCTTCACCCTGA
- a CDS encoding tryptophan 2,3-dioxygenase family protein — MHTFNDYSPAEKLRRELDGPLFNPLLKKWVGKGELDYEVYLKTQQLLSLQSPEEERVSHDELMFQVVHQAQELWLKLGSREAVEVVAELDRDSLWAASARLERLARILRSLEAELVVMETMTPDTYQVIRRSLGNGSGQESPGYNTLRKAAEGLEGAMERLLARRARTLLDVYSGGGPDDLKRLCEQLVDVDEAFQGWLYKHFQLVRRTIGVDRSVKALDGLPTQVLAGRMTLPLFRQLWDVRVELTAGWRREGGHSPGARRDGCMEGAMSTAAYTAPARTGGVCPVAHAGFTPTRSES, encoded by the coding sequence ATGCACACGTTCAATGATTACAGTCCTGCGGAAAAGTTACGGCGAGAACTGGATGGACCGCTGTTCAACCCCCTGTTGAAGAAGTGGGTGGGGAAGGGGGAGCTGGACTACGAGGTCTATCTGAAGACGCAGCAGCTGTTGTCGCTGCAGTCGCCGGAGGAGGAGCGCGTCTCGCACGACGAGCTGATGTTCCAGGTGGTGCATCAGGCGCAGGAGCTGTGGCTGAAGCTGGGCTCGCGCGAGGCGGTGGAGGTGGTGGCGGAGCTGGACCGGGACTCGCTGTGGGCCGCGTCCGCGAGGCTGGAGCGGCTGGCGCGAATCCTCCGGAGCCTGGAGGCGGAGCTGGTGGTGATGGAGACGATGACGCCGGACACCTACCAGGTCATCCGCCGCAGCCTGGGCAACGGCAGCGGCCAGGAGTCCCCGGGCTACAACACGCTGCGCAAGGCGGCCGAGGGGCTGGAGGGGGCGATGGAGCGGCTGCTGGCGCGGCGCGCTCGCACGCTGTTGGACGTCTACTCGGGCGGCGGGCCGGATGACTTGAAGCGGCTGTGCGAGCAGCTGGTGGACGTGGACGAGGCCTTCCAGGGCTGGTTGTACAAACACTTCCAGCTGGTGCGGCGCACCATCGGCGTGGACCGCTCGGTGAAGGCGCTGGACGGGCTGCCCACGCAGGTGCTGGCGGGGCGGATGACGCTGCCCTTGTTCCGTCAGCTCTGGGACGTGCGCGTGGAGCTGACGGCCGGGTGGCGCCGCGAGGGAGGCCACTCTCCGGGCGCGCGCCGCGACGGCTGCATGGAGGGCGCGATGAGCACGGCGGCCTACACGGCTCCCGCCAGGACGGGCGGGGTGTGCCCGGTGGCGCATGCGGGCTTCACGCCCACCCGGAGCGAGTCGTGA